In a single window of the Nicotiana tomentosiformis chromosome 8, ASM39032v3, whole genome shotgun sequence genome:
- the LOC104093756 gene encoding DEK domain-containing chromatin-associated protein 4-like isoform X2: MGEGKTVSELAEASSKENVAAEDKSEAFTEKKNAEKDELKEVEEEKKEGDKKDIENMDIDKEEVKESKEYEEEEKADKESKGAEEKPETKIELMEEETGEKPDKDVADVQKEEKENVEEHEVEKGSKESDESESGAQKKDRKRKRQVEDKKEQEPKTPPASTIERPVRQRKSVERLVASIEGEATKDIHIEKGRGTALKDIPNVAYKLSKRKTDETLKSLHTTLFGRRGKAAQFKSNILRFSGFVWHENEEKQKMKVKEKLEKCVKEKLLELCDVLDIPVAKATSKKEDVVSQLMDFLEAPHSMTSELLAEKDQPSKGKKRERVRKESPSSATGSSKGSSKSRRTESVSKKSEKKKKVHESKGESEEEDDQEEGKIKANGVHERSDDETSNQSEEKDGKSEDESEKDKKKNNQSLNKSLSNKEPGGKVKTKKTPVSTRPSPSPEKTPSKSSKSSKHNGSNDANPKVYSKKKITEVVKGKSSTPKKPTSKNNTGKKVLKGKDGNKVDKLRPSDDELRTAICEILKEVDFNTATFTDILKILAKRYDTDLTPRKSSVKDMIQDELTRLADEADDEDEDEEGDAEEGEKQPSGQGVEA, encoded by the exons ATGGGAGAGGGCAAAACTGTCTCTGAATTGGCTGAGGCATCTTCCAAAGAAAACGTGGCAGCGGAAGACAAGAGTGAAGCCTTTACAGAGAAGAAGAATGCTGAAAAGGATGAATTGAAAGAAgtagaagaagagaaaaaagagGGTGATAAAAAGGACATTGAGAACATGGATATAGACAAAGAAGAGGTGAAAGAAAGCAAGGAAtatgaagaagaagagaaagctGACAAGGAAAGCAAAGGAGCGGAAGAGAAGCCAGAAACCAAGATTGAGCTAATGGAAGAAGAAACAGGTGAAAAACCAGATAAAGATGTGGCCGACGTACagaaagaggaaaaagaaaacGTTGAAGAGCATGAAGTTGAGAAAGGATCAAAGGAGAGTGATGAGTCTGAGAGTGGTGCTCAGAAGAAAGACAGGAAGAGGAAAAGGCAAGTGGAGGACAAGAAGGAGCAAGAGCCTAAAACACCTCCAGCTTCAACAATTGAACGCCCTGTACGCCAACGCAAATCTGTTGAAAGGCTGGTTGCATCTATTGAAGGAGAAGCCACCAAGGATATCCATATTGAAAAG GGTCGTGGAACTGCACTGAAAGATATCCCAAATG TGGCATACAAATTATCCAAAAGGAAGACTGATGAGACTCTCAAATCGCTGCACACAACTCTCTTTGGACGGCGAGGAAAG GCAGCTCAGTTCAAGAGTAATATTTTACGGTTTTCTGGCTTTGTCTGGCATGAAAATGAG GAAAAACAAAAGATGAAAGTAAAAGAAAAGCTTGAGAAATGTGTGAAAGAAAAGCTGTTGGAATTGTGTGATGTACTTGATATACCTGTTGCTAAGGCTACATCAAAAAAG GAAGACGTAGTATCACAGTTGATGGATTTTCTGGAAGCTCCTCATTCTATGACTTCTGAGCTGCTTGCTGAAAAGGACCAG CCAAGTAAAGGAAAGAAGCGTGAACGAGTAAGGAAAGAAAGTCCTTCATCAGCAACTGGTAGTTCCAAAGGTTCAAGTAAG AGTCGCAGGACTGAGAGTGTATCTAAAAAgtctgagaagaagaagaaggtgcaCGAATCAAAAGGTGAATCAGAGGAAGAAGATGACCAGGAGGAGGGAAAGATAAAGGCTAATGGTGTTCATGAGAGATCAGATGACGAGACGTCAAATCAAAGTGAGGAGAAAGACGGTAAATCTGAAGATGAGTCTGAGAAGGACAAGAAGAAGAATAACCAAAGTTTAAATAAATCATTGTCAAATAAGGAACCTGGTGGAAAAGTTAAAACCAAGAAAACACCAGTCTCTACACGACCAAGTCCTTCACCCGAAAAAACAccttcaaaatcatcaaaaagcTCAAAGCATAATGGTAGCAATGATGCAAATCCCAAAGTGTATTCAAAGAAGAAAATAACTGAAGTGGTTAAGGGAAAGTCATCTACACCAAAGAAGCCTACTTCAAAAAACAATACTG GGAAAAAGGTTCTGAAGGGAAAGGATGGTAACAAAGTAGATAAGTTGAGGCCAAGTGATGATGAACTCAGAACTGCAATTTGTGAAATTCTAAAAGAAGTTGACTTTAACACG GCCACCTTTACTGACATTCTGAAGATACTCG CCAAGCGGTATGATACAGATCTTACGCCCAGAAAGTCATCTGTAAAGGATATGATCCAGGATGAGCTCACTAGGTTAGCCGATGAGGCTGATGACGAGGACGAGGACGAGGAAGGAGATGCTGAAGAGGGCGAAAAACAGCCTTCTGGCCAAGGTGTAGAGgcctga
- the LOC104093756 gene encoding DEK domain-containing chromatin-associated protein 4-like isoform X1 yields MGEGKTVSELAEASSKENVAAEDKSEAFTEKKNAEKDELKEVEEEKKEGDKKDIENMDIDKEEVKESKEYEEEEKADKESKGAEEKPETKIELMEEETGEKPDKDVADVQKEEKENVEEHEVEKGSKESDESESGAQKKDRKRKRQVEDKKEQEPKTPPASTIERPVRQRKSVERLVASIEGEATKDIHIEKGRGTALKDIPNVAYKLSKRKTDETLKSLHTTLFGRRGKAAQFKSNILRFSGFVWHENEEKQKMKVKEKLEKCVKEKLLELCDVLDIPVAKATSKKEDVVSQLMDFLEAPHSMTSELLAEKDQQPSKGKKRERVRKESPSSATGSSKGSSKSRRTESVSKKSEKKKKVHESKGESEEEDDQEEGKIKANGVHERSDDETSNQSEEKDGKSEDESEKDKKKNNQSLNKSLSNKEPGGKVKTKKTPVSTRPSPSPEKTPSKSSKSSKHNGSNDANPKVYSKKKITEVVKGKSSTPKKPTSKNNTGKKVLKGKDGNKVDKLRPSDDELRTAICEILKEVDFNTATFTDILKILAKRYDTDLTPRKSSVKDMIQDELTRLADEADDEDEDEEGDAEEGEKQPSGQGVEA; encoded by the exons ATGGGAGAGGGCAAAACTGTCTCTGAATTGGCTGAGGCATCTTCCAAAGAAAACGTGGCAGCGGAAGACAAGAGTGAAGCCTTTACAGAGAAGAAGAATGCTGAAAAGGATGAATTGAAAGAAgtagaagaagagaaaaaagagGGTGATAAAAAGGACATTGAGAACATGGATATAGACAAAGAAGAGGTGAAAGAAAGCAAGGAAtatgaagaagaagagaaagctGACAAGGAAAGCAAAGGAGCGGAAGAGAAGCCAGAAACCAAGATTGAGCTAATGGAAGAAGAAACAGGTGAAAAACCAGATAAAGATGTGGCCGACGTACagaaagaggaaaaagaaaacGTTGAAGAGCATGAAGTTGAGAAAGGATCAAAGGAGAGTGATGAGTCTGAGAGTGGTGCTCAGAAGAAAGACAGGAAGAGGAAAAGGCAAGTGGAGGACAAGAAGGAGCAAGAGCCTAAAACACCTCCAGCTTCAACAATTGAACGCCCTGTACGCCAACGCAAATCTGTTGAAAGGCTGGTTGCATCTATTGAAGGAGAAGCCACCAAGGATATCCATATTGAAAAG GGTCGTGGAACTGCACTGAAAGATATCCCAAATG TGGCATACAAATTATCCAAAAGGAAGACTGATGAGACTCTCAAATCGCTGCACACAACTCTCTTTGGACGGCGAGGAAAG GCAGCTCAGTTCAAGAGTAATATTTTACGGTTTTCTGGCTTTGTCTGGCATGAAAATGAG GAAAAACAAAAGATGAAAGTAAAAGAAAAGCTTGAGAAATGTGTGAAAGAAAAGCTGTTGGAATTGTGTGATGTACTTGATATACCTGTTGCTAAGGCTACATCAAAAAAG GAAGACGTAGTATCACAGTTGATGGATTTTCTGGAAGCTCCTCATTCTATGACTTCTGAGCTGCTTGCTGAAAAGGACCAG CAGCCAAGTAAAGGAAAGAAGCGTGAACGAGTAAGGAAAGAAAGTCCTTCATCAGCAACTGGTAGTTCCAAAGGTTCAAGTAAG AGTCGCAGGACTGAGAGTGTATCTAAAAAgtctgagaagaagaagaaggtgcaCGAATCAAAAGGTGAATCAGAGGAAGAAGATGACCAGGAGGAGGGAAAGATAAAGGCTAATGGTGTTCATGAGAGATCAGATGACGAGACGTCAAATCAAAGTGAGGAGAAAGACGGTAAATCTGAAGATGAGTCTGAGAAGGACAAGAAGAAGAATAACCAAAGTTTAAATAAATCATTGTCAAATAAGGAACCTGGTGGAAAAGTTAAAACCAAGAAAACACCAGTCTCTACACGACCAAGTCCTTCACCCGAAAAAACAccttcaaaatcatcaaaaagcTCAAAGCATAATGGTAGCAATGATGCAAATCCCAAAGTGTATTCAAAGAAGAAAATAACTGAAGTGGTTAAGGGAAAGTCATCTACACCAAAGAAGCCTACTTCAAAAAACAATACTG GGAAAAAGGTTCTGAAGGGAAAGGATGGTAACAAAGTAGATAAGTTGAGGCCAAGTGATGATGAACTCAGAACTGCAATTTGTGAAATTCTAAAAGAAGTTGACTTTAACACG GCCACCTTTACTGACATTCTGAAGATACTCG CCAAGCGGTATGATACAGATCTTACGCCCAGAAAGTCATCTGTAAAGGATATGATCCAGGATGAGCTCACTAGGTTAGCCGATGAGGCTGATGACGAGGACGAGGACGAGGAAGGAGATGCTGAAGAGGGCGAAAAACAGCCTTCTGGCCAAGGTGTAGAGgcctga
- the LOC104093757 gene encoding uncharacterized protein has product MDENEAAEGDGFGDRVGAPVDQFHRNEAISAVADDGFLVEEEDDDYEDLYNDVNVGENFLQSVRKNEDLGFKKETELVAPTPESSRAALPVAVGEVKVEKEENVVSRVSDGPDGFRDLGFRGNELGGRDPVKVESCDPVKVEPCDPLGKVADLEQNARDNVVNRGVIQRPNAAGAGSLGNAGNVGNSGNDNLVRHGMVNGNSTGNNVGGGPSGGGGGGGGTVLFVGDLHWWTTDAELEAELSKYGTVKEVKFFDEKASGKSKGYCQAEFHEPAAATACKEGMNGHVFNGRACVVAFASPFTVKRMGEAQMNRNQQTAQAAPVNSQARRGPGDTAVKTGLNNNNATGGNFQGGGDNNRNFGRGNWGRGGPQGMGNRGPVGPMRNRPGGGVVGRGFMGNGGSGFGQGMGTGPPLMHPQTMMGQGFDPAFGGPMGRMGGYGGFPGAPNPPFSGMLPSFPPVGGGVGMPGVAPHVNPAFFGRGMSMNGMGMMPRAGMEGPNMGMWSEPNMGGGWAGDEHGYRAGESSYGEEAVSDHQYREESRDRGAWPSNKEKDRGSERDWSGSSDRRPRDDREPSYDRDKARDKNTGYEPDWQEERRRQDDRDVGRERVRERDRDHSRKRSRDRDRDLEKDRGSDRERDGHRDDRDRYADNHRYKDREQEYDDEWDRGRSSRTHTKSRLSHEDDSRSRSRDIDYEKRRRLTSD; this is encoded by the coding sequence ATGGACGAAAATGAAGCTGCCGAAGGCGACGGGTTTGGGGATCGGGTCGGGGCTCCGGTGGATCAGTTTCACAGGAATGAAGCTATCTCAGCTGTAGCGGATGATGGTTTTCTtgttgaagaagaagatgatgattatgagGATCTTTATAACGATGTTAATGTTGGTGAAAATTTTCTTCAGTCAGTTCGTAAGAATGAGGATTTAGGGTTTAAGAAGGAGACTGAGCTTGTTGCTCCAACACCGGAGAGTAGCCGTGCCGCTCTGCCAGTTGCAGTTGGAGAGGTGAAAGTTGAGAAAGAAGAGAATGTAGTGTCTAGGGTTTCAGATGGACCTGACGGGTTTAGGGATTTAGGGTTTAGGGGGAATGAGTTGGGAGGTAGAGATCCGGTAAAGGTCGAGTCTTGTGATCCGGTAAAGGTTGAGCCTTGTGATCCGTTGGGTAAGGTAGCTGATTTAGAGCAGAATGCGAGAGATAATGTTGTGAATCGAGGGGTTATTCAAAGGCCTAATGCTGCTGGTGCGGGTAGTTTAGGAAATGCTGGTAATGTTGGGAATTCAGGGAATGATAATTTGGTTAGGCACGGAATGGTGAATGGGAACTCAACGGGTAACAATGTTGGTGGAGGACCTAGTGGAGGAGGAGGCGGTGGTGGAGGGACGGTTCTATTTGTTGGTGATCTGCATTGGTGGACAACAGATGCTGAGCTGGAGGCAGAGTTAAGCAAGTATGGAACTGTGAAGGAGGTTAAATTTTTCGACGAAAAAGCTAGTGGGAAGTCGAAAGGTTATTGCCAGGCTGAGTTTCATGAGCCTGCAGCCGCCACAGCTTGTAAAGAAGGGATGAATGGACACGTTTTCAATGGACGGGCCTGTGTGGTCGCCTTTGCTTCGCCATTTACTGTGAAGAGAATGGGTGAGGCTCAGATGAACCGAAATCAGCAGACGGCTCAGGCTGCTCCTGTGAATTCACAGGCGAGGCGGGGGCCTGGCGATACAGCTGTTAAAACTGGTCTTAACAACAACAATGCTACAGGTGGTAATTTTCAAGGTGGTGGGGATAATAACAGGAATTTTGGGAGAGGAAATTGGGGCAGAGGAGGTCCGCAGGGAATGGGGAATAGGGGTCCTGTTGGTCCTATGAGAAATAGGCCTGGTGGTGGCGTTGTAGGAAGGGGGTTTATGGGAAATGGTGGAAGTGGATTTGGACAAGGTATGGGTACTGGACCTCCGCTGATGCATCCTCAAACAATGATGGGTCAAGGTTTTGATCCTGCTTTTGGAGGGCCTATGGGGAGAATGGGTGGTTATGGAGGATTTCCCGGTGCTCCAAATCCACCATTTTCGGGTATGTTGCCGTCATTTCCACCAGTTGGAGGAGGTGTTGGTATGCCTGGTGTAGCTCCTCATGTAAATCCTGCATTCTTTGGCAGAGGAATGTCAATGAATGGTATGGGAATGATGCCTCGTGCTGGTATGGAGGGGCCTAACATGGGTATGTGGTCTGAGCCTAACATGGGTGGTGGATGGGCGGGAGACGAGCATGGCTACAGAGCGGGAGAGTCAAGTTATGGGGAAGAAGCTGTATCTGATCATCAGTATAGAGAAGAAAGCCGTGATAGAGGGGCTTGGCCTAGTAACAAAGAAAAAGATAGAGGCTCAGAACGAGATTGGTCTGGTTCTTCAGATAGAAGACCTAGAGACGACAGAGAACCTTCTTATGATAGAGATAAGGCTAGAGATAAGAATACAGGGTATGAGCCTGATTGGCAAGAAGAGAGGCGACGCCAAGATGATAGAGACGTTGGACGAGAGAGGGTGAGAGAGAGGGATCGTGACCATAGTCGCAAACGCTCTAGAGATCGTGATCGTGACCTTGAGAAGGATCGAGGTAGTGATCGGGAGCGTGACGGTCATAGGGATGATAGAGATAGATATGCTGATAATCATAGGTACAAGGACCGCGAGCAAGAATATGATGATGAATGGGACAGGGGAAGATCATCAAGGACACACACCAAATCACGGTTATCGCATGAAGATGATTCACGGTCAAGGTCAAGGGATATAGATTATGAAAAGAGGCGTCGTCTGACTTCTGATTGA